In the genome of Chelmon rostratus isolate fCheRos1 chromosome 12, fCheRos1.pri, whole genome shotgun sequence, the window cagacagactgatgagCGCCCTCTGCAGACTGAAGTGTCGAACTGCACAGAGCTTCATTCAATAAaaccagctgatgttttcaACAGTTTTCAAACCAGGACGGCACGAGGTTCACATCACAGGTTGGCAACGCTATTAAGtgtttatgttattttcattcatgaacTAATATTTTGTTGTACATCTGGTCAATCTCAGTACCCAGTGTACAGTTCGACATTTATCAGACTCACTAAAAGGTGATTCTGGTTGTGATTAAATCACAGAACAGGTGTGACGTTGCACTTTGTGTCCTGTGGTcaagcttcagtttcagctttcCTGCCTTTGTCAAACGTCTTTGAGCACTGAAGCATTGACACAATGTTACATTTTAACTGGAACAAGCTAAATGGTGACCTCCACTGCGtaaagaagctgaaaaaaagtTTAACATCGGAAATTTGACCTGTGACGAGTTTGCCCCCCTTTCACTATGATAACCTGTCGCCGagaataatttttattttttcagctttattgacATATTTTATCTGGTGACTCCTCAATGACGAACTTACCAGAACGACCCATGAATTAATCATATTTCATTGCCTTGTGAAACTGTAGGCTATGTTATTGCTTGCTGATGAAGTTTAGTTTAAATTGCCAAATTTTGAACTAAATTTGGTGTTGCAGGTGTTTACGTTTAGGGCACACAAAAGCAGGAGGCTCAGTTTCTCTTTGCAAAGGGATTTTATTTCCGTTTTGAGGTTCAAGCTTCTCATATTACTACACTTTAAACAGTTTAAGCTGATTACTAATGTCAGTTATGAACTAAAGCCACACAAAGTTATACTAACTCTAACTAAATATATATAACTAAACTCCTCCTAGGATGGAGCTTGAACACAGCACACTCCCATCACTGTGTCGCTGGCCAGGGACAGGAAAACATAAGGAAACGCAGGGGAACAAGGCCGGAGCTGTGACAGATGCAAACTGAATTATATTCTACTGTCAATGCATATTCAGAATTACTTGTTACTTTGCTGGGAggatgaatgaaacaaaatgcttcaaatagTGAAGCTCTGTATCAGATGCACTACAGTATGAGGACTGACGCTGGTAGATTTAGTGTCTTCTGTGTCACATTGGCTGAAAAAGGTGACTGTCCTGTTTACTTTGTTCCAGTCAAAGGGTCCTCAGTTTGAGAAGAGATGTCCTCCCAGGTGAGACTGAGGCTGCTGCCGAGCGCCAGATGCTTGTTTGATGAGCCCGTTCAGGTGAAGGTGGCCGGGCTGAGGTCGAGACAGGCGGTCACCATGAGAGCCAGATCGACTGACGAGAAGGGGGTGGTGTTCAGCTCCTCGGCCACCTACAGGGCCGATGAGAGCGGGGAGATCGACCTGGACAGAGACCCCTCACTCGGTGGGAGCTATGTTGGGGTTGAACCCACGGGTCTGCTGTGGTCGATGAGGGCAGACAGACCACAcaagaagtttaaaaaaaaaaaaacaattcagtaAACCCCCACGTGGTGAAGTTCTCTGTGCatgaggagggaggtgagggcAGGATGCTGGCAGAGGCGACCAATGAGAGGGTTCTGATGGGAGATGGAGTCAGACGGGTCCCAGTCAAAGAGGGGAACATTCGGGGAGTCCTGCTTACTCCCCCAGGTCGGTGGTTTTGTTCTTTGTCATGCTTTAAATCATTCAGTCAGTAAATTTAGAGGATGATGCTGACAGTATTTTATGGTCAGCAGTCACCAACCCTCTGAAGAGAACAATtaattcatcttcatcagtaGTTTGCTGATCCACAGGCTGATAAATCTCACACCACAGAAAATCACTGTcatccaaacacacatcatCCCATTGGCAGACATATTTCCTGTATTCTTTCAATAAAGTAACCATGAAGCCTGTAGTTCATTCTGATAcaactctgcagctttaatcaatAGAAGAAAGCTTCACATCAGGCAGACTTCAGTGAGCATGCTCAGGCTCTGGGATCTGTGCTTAAATGTGTTTGggaataataaaaacaataattatgataataaacttttttaTGCAGCACCTCATTTGCAATGTTTGCAGCTCAACGTGTTTTACAACgaagaaatcacatgcaacaagtgcttcacataaaaaacaaatagaaggaacataaaacaggaaatagtaGAAGCAGCGGGCATATTAAGTGTAAGAATACATGAACCATTCAGTAACAAATGCTCAAAAACATATGAAATGCAGAGTTATTTTTAATGAGCCTTTGGATCCAGGAAGAGGACCTTTCCCTGCTGTGTTGGATCTGTACACTTTTGGTGGAGGTCTGTCGGAGAAAAGGGCGTCTCTGCTGGCCAGTCGAGGATTTGTGGTTCTGACTGTTGCTCTGTATGGCCACGATGACATGCCGAAGAACATCAGAGAGGTCCATCTGGATTTTGAGGAGGCAATAGAGTTTTTGAGAAGACAAGATCAGGTGAGTTTATAATGAACAgatttgagtctttttttaaatattggaAAGTTTAGTTTTGGCTCAGAATTGGCTTTTAAAAGGATTTCTGTTGATTAAGTTTGACTTGCTCGAGATCGATGGCACTCTTCTCTTGTGTGTTCAGCCACATAAATGACAGTTGCTAACTGTGAATGTAAAACCCAACAGTTTTTGTGCATCGTACAGCTTTTCTGGGTGGAATGTCTCAAAAATATTAACAGTCCAAAAATGACcttttacagacacaaacatatgatgaaGAGCAATTCATGTTCATCTACACCAGATAAAATCTGTGTTGtgtaattttctttgttttttcaggtcaGCAATAATAGAGTTGGTGTGATATCACTGTCAAAAAGTGGAGATCTTGCTCTTTCAGTGGCTTCTTTCCTGCCAGGTGTTGGGGCCACGGTGTGGATCAATGGCTGCTGTTCCAACACAGCACTCCCCCTCTACTACAAGAGGAGCCAAATCCTGCCTGCCTTAATGTTTGACTTTACTAAGATTATTCCCACTGAGTCAGGGGCCTTCATTGCCAAAAATGTATTGTATAATCCACTGACAGAGGAGAACAAGGGCAGCCTTATCCCCATTGAACAAGCCAAGGGACGTTTCCTATTTGTGGCCTCAGAGGACGACCTCAACTGGGACAGCAAGGCTTacatggacgtgatggtggAGAGACTGAAGCGGCATGGGAAGGAGAactttgagagtgtgtgttaccCTGGAGCAGGGCATTACCTGGAGCCACCTTATGGACCCTACTGCCCCTCCAGTTTGCATGGGATTGGGGGTAAACCAGTCCTGTGGGGGGGTGAGCCCAGATCCCACGCCGCAGCTGAAGTCCACATGTGGAAGAAGATCCAAGAGTTTTTCAGAACTCACCTGAGCTGCGATGCTACACAGAATAAAGCCAAGTTATAGATACGATTACGGTCGTACAAACAACAGTGAAGAACGGCTAaaatctctgtctgtatttgttcGGACTGCTCAGGAATTATGGAAAATTACTtcagatttctttgtttttacagtaacaAATCATGTCTTTGTCAAGTCTAAAAAAAAGTGTTGGAGGTTTCGTGGGAGTGACAGCCACACAGTGCAGTTTACCTCATGTGTGCCATTCCATATTATAACAAGAAGGCTTAAAAGACAGCCATGATTTGACAGGGACTTTTTAATTGcatattttgttgctgttgctgtcctTGTGGCgtcttgtcttttgtctgtAAATTTGAGTTAAAAATTATCCAGCTGGCTAAAGAAATGTTGGTCAAGATGTGTTGTtcttataaaataaatagattacgtaacactttttctctttacttttctgttgtGGTCATGTTGACTAGAGGaatgtcaaacatttgttcTTCTCATCCTTCCTTCCAAATTCTGCACACTTCAGTGATTCAAAGATAAACCAGTAATTGTGGTGCAGCACAGTGCAAGTTTGACAATCAAATCATACTAGACCTGGCACCAccaacattttttgcagtggtggaagaagtattcatatcctttactaaagtaaaagtaccaattcCACAACTTGAAAATCCTCCATCCCAAGTAAAAATCATGCATTCAAAAGTACAGATATATTATGAGCTAAATATACTTGAAGTATAAAATGTGATAATACTCAGTTTACATTATGGCCCCTTGCAgagtgttatattattatattgttggattcatattattattatataacattCACATGTAagctgtattttgttgttgcatCAGGTTGAAGTGGAGCCAAGTTTAACTTCTTTATGTCACTATTAGGAAGTTAACTCATTAACAGTACGTCATATTTTATGTGCCAGTTGTacagtttgaatgtaaaaaaaatacctttaaagtagctgtagCATACAAATACAATAATTCCATATAAAGTAGCACATAATGAAAGTACTCAAGTTCAAGGACCTTAAAATTGTGCTTCAGTACTGTACTTGTGACTTTCCACCATGATTTGAATCTTCTGGTCTCAGCTGTGTAAAATCCACTGAAAGtgtgaaacacagactgatgaGCGCCCTCTGCAGGCCAAATCGTCGAACTGCACAGAGCCTCATCCAATAAaaccagctgatgttttcaACAGTTTTCAGACCAGGACGGCACGAGGTTCACGTCACAGGTTGGTAACActattatgtatttattcattcgttcattaactaatatttttttgtacatCTGATCAATCTCAGTACCCAGTGTACAGTTAGACATTTATCAGACTCACCAAAAGGTGATTCTGGTTTTGATTAGATCACAGAACAGGTGTGACGTCGCACTTTGTGTCCTGTGGTCAAGCTTCAGTTTCAGCGTCCCTGCCTCTGTAAAATGTCTTTGAGCATTGTCACAATGTCACATTTTAACTGGAACAAGCTAAATGGTGACCTCCACTGCgtgaagaagctgaaacaaagTTTAACATCAGAAATTTGACCTGTGACCAGTTTGCCCCCCTTATACATTGATGACCTTTTGCCGAGAATAgcctgcttttttatttttttctgatgttcatgacaataaaatatattaaaaagagaagaagatgaagctTGATCATGTGTATATGAATGAGAATGAAGAGGTTAAAATATTTCCCACATTTCCCCCTTTGTGTATTGATGACAAAGTCCGTTAGACACGAGCAACGAGCCTGCACTGGTAACACCTGTCTCCATTCAGACagtcacagagacacacagagggagagacagacaggagcacaaGGATGGGAAAACATAAGGAAACACAGTGGAGTCTGTATCAGCACAACACTACgactattatttttatttttaatttatgtttttgttgtcaatATTTGGTGATgagtttttagattttttcaatttagttaatttacagcattttgtttcatttccctCTTTCCTAACACACTGACATGGTTGTTCCTCTGCTGGGAGGATGTATGaaacaaaatgcttcaaatagTGAAGCTCTGTATCAGATGCGCTACagcaggggtgggcaaactttttcacttgtgggccacaaagtgttctaaaatttgacttgGGGGCcagaccaggagcagatggatgaagtgttttggtaatccacctcatacGAGAAAATAAAgtatcatgagatatgtagaaaacatgtgctttaatttcaattgaaaatgaacaaaagcattacaactaaatatctgtctttgaagtcccacagaaatgagctttttattgaaatgactcagtctcctcctgactgcctttatttaaaaaacggtaggagatgcaggtctacttgtcctctccttctattcgATCATCCCTAATGCCAtaacaacgagcagcgcgaggacggaacagtgacaacgcgTCTGTAcgtggagcgcgttatatttgatcgcgttgcatttgcgcacttggttttgagaacgtacgtgcacctgagcaccacatatgtgcatcccttaacagacaggacatgtaacatgtcaggcttattgaagaaattattttcaaatgcattttttacataacacaacggagaaacgtacttttaatttcagtgggaacagtgttgttggtctgcctttttatccagcgcatcaaagtctggagtcagttctcttgctgtatcatcgtctttaaacaccgccacagtctcttggcatatcaggcatacagcagctgatcgGTGTTCggtaaaaaaatatttagttgtccactccttattaaaaactggacattctctgtccacttttcttttcttagctgCGCTCATCTTTACAGAGGGGCTGAGCatcgaagagtaaagcgcaaacgtggagtaatacgccgcacctcaacaaagctcaatgtatctagagtgcgccatctatttggaaaaagccagaattgcaggggaaataaaacattaacaaggtttattaatataatttcttcaagttcAGCAGCCCGGATTAAAATTTGTGACGGGCTGCATttggccctcgggccgtagtttgcccatgcctgcaCTACAGTGTGAGGACTGACGCTGGTAGATTTAGTGTCTTCTGTGTCACATTGGCTGAAAAAGGTGACTGTCCTGTTTACTTTGTTCCAGTCAAAGGGTCCTCAGTTTGAGAAGAGATGTCCTCCCAGGTGAGACTGAGGCTGCTGCCGAGCGCCAGATGCTTGTTTGATGAGCCCGTTCAGGTGAAGGTGGCCGGGCTGAGGTCGAGACAGGCGGTCACCATGAGAGCCAGATCGACTGACGAGAAGGGGGTGGTGTTCAGCTCCTCGGCCACCTACAGGGCCGATGGGAGCGGGGAGATCGACCTGGACAGACACCCCTCACTCGGTGGGAGCTATGTTGGAGTTGAACCCACAGGTCTGCTGTGGTCGATGAGGTCACACATTCCTCACAAGTTCTTACACAGGAATAAAGCACTGCAGCCACATGTGGTGAAGTTCTCTGTGCACGAGGATGAAGGTGAGGGCAGGATTCTGGCAGAGGCGACCAATGAGAGGGTTCTGATGGGCGATGGAGTCAGACGGGTCCCAGTCAAAGAGGGAAACATTCAGGGAGTCCTGTTTACTCCCCCAGGTCAGTGGTTCAATCAAGTATTCATTCTAGTGCAATGAGTTGATCCTAGTGATGACACTGAACAACCAATCACAACTTTTAAAAGAATGTGTCATATCCAGCAACAAGGTAAAGGTTTCTGTCCCTTCCTTGCTCAGAGTTGCTCTGTGATTTTTATATGATCTACTGTTGACATTGACTCGTATGTCGATACTCCAGGAGACGGTCCATTTCCTGCTGTGTTGGATCTGGGCACCttaatgacagagaaaagagcctGTCTGCTGGCCAACAAGGGCTTTGTGGTTCTGGCTGTGGGGGTGTACACTGATCAGCCTGACAACGTCAAAGAGATACATCTGGACCGCTTTGAAGAAGCAAAGAATTTCTTACAACGACAACCTCAGGTGAGTGGTTGAACTTTGAAACACGGCAGCACAAAGGTACAGACCTTTTGTTTTGAGACATTTGGTGGGAAGCCAGTACTGCTTTGGTTCTTATTCATGTACATTAATAGCTCACCGTCACCTGACTCCCTGCACATTGTAAagttctttgtatatattgtttattgtttaccTTTTTACATGACTTACTgttcagtcttttattttttttctttttcatcctcgTTGAGCTGTGTCTTCCTTTCTGTGCGAGTACCTTTAGTGTTGTTGAATGTTTAATtacttgcatgtgcacacattcttggccaataaagctgattctgttGGAACTGTGTCATGAATTAATTGTGTTATGAGGAGAACTCCATCTTACAGATTTTATCAGCTctagttttcatgttttttcacagGTGGGCAGTAAAGGAGTTGGTGTAATATCACGATCAAAGGGAGCAGATGTTGCGCTCTCACTTGCTGCTTTTGTGCCAGGTGTTGACGCCATAGTGTGGA includes:
- the LOC121615575 gene encoding acyl-coenzyme A thioesterase 2, mitochondrial-like, with translation MSSQVRLRLLPSARCLFDEPVQVKVAGLRSRQAVTMRARSTDEKGVVFSSSATYRADGSGEIDLDRHPSLGGSYVGVEPTGLLWSMRSHIPHKFLHRNKALQPHVVKFSVHEDEGEGRILAEATNERVLMGDGVRRVPVKEGNIQGVLFTPPGDGPFPAVLDLGTLMTEKRACLLANKGFVVLAVGVYTDQPDNVKEIHLDRFEEAKNFLQRQPQVGSKGVGVISRSKGADVALSLAAFVPGVDAIVWINGCCANLALPLYYKKRQILSPLLFNFDKVIPTESGAAICKYGVKDPLAEENKGSLVPIERAEGRFLFVASEDDLIWDSKRYANEIMERLKRHGKENFESVYYPRAGHLLEPPYGSHCSSCAHGLFSFPVLWGGEPKAHAAAEVHLWKKIQEFFRTHLSCDATQTEAKI